Proteins encoded in a region of the Larimichthys crocea isolate SSNF chromosome XVI, L_crocea_2.0, whole genome shotgun sequence genome:
- the LOC109139782 gene encoding uncharacterized protein LOC109139782 — protein MSNTEVLHPPSSVGNHTRQSTSKQAWIYVSNQDANQLLSDESDSPLALAIQASLEDIEVNFGPVFGDEGDNQDSTLPWKPHDFNSMQHSTLNDGPVSSSSRPASPDPFEKELLLLKLRRVNIVDDVLNFFMEPKLLNANLKMEFTNQKAVDSDGVSREVYSTFWENFLEQCEGEDERVPRLRPDYSEKEWQALGRVWLKGYLDHKIIPIRLSPSFVLACCQGQIHKSRQLLTTCYSM, from the exons ATGAGCAACACAGAGGTCCTGCATCCACCATCTTCCGTTGGCAATCATACTCGACAATCGACAAGCAAGCAGGCATGGATCTACGTGTCAAATCAAGATGCAAACCAGTTGTTAAGTGATGAGTCGGATTCCCCTCTTGCCCTTGCCATCCAAGCATCTCTTGAGGATATTGAAGTAAACTTTGGACCCGTTTTTGGTGATGAAGGTGATAATCAAGACTCCACCCTTCCCTGGAAGCCACATGACTTCAACAGTATGCAG CACTCTACACTTAATGACGGACCTGTATCATCAAGCAGTCGTCCAGCATCCCCAGACCCATTTGAAAAAGAACTCCTTCTTTTAAAATTAAGACGAGTAAATATAGTTGATGATGTCCTTAATTTCTTCATGGAACCAAAACTACTGaatgctaatctaaaaatggagtTTACAAATCAGAAAGCTGTGGACAGTGATGGTGTGTCAAGAGAGGTATATTCCACGTTCTGGGAAAATTTCTTGGAACAGTGTGAGGGGGAAGATGAACGAGTACCCAGACTAAGACCAGACTATTCTGAGAAGGAATGGCAAGCTCTTGGAAGAGTGTGGTTGAAAGGATACCTGGACCACAAAATCATACCAATCAGACTGTCACCATCTTTTGTTCTTGCCTGTTGTCAAGGACAAATCCACAAGAGCAGACAGCTCTTAACCACCTGCTACAGTATGTGA